One part of the Acidobacteriota bacterium genome encodes these proteins:
- a CDS encoding carbohydrate binding family 9 domain-containing protein: MKVLVAGGLPAFLVFCAAAAAGQSGGEGSAQTRIAAGTPAPVPDGTRFETDVVIDGPPAPVAPDVITREGGQATMRAVRLLAGIEVDGRLDEPVYDAVAPVSDFIQQLPDEGALATERTDAWVMFDDENFYVAGRCWDSAPPSEWVATEMRRDAFNMLNNDLFGFLIDTFYDRRNALLFYANPLGGFVDQALTNEGNPNRDWNPVWDVKTDRFDGGWTIEMVVPFKSLRYRPARDQVWGIQLRRTVMRKNEWAYLTLIPISAAGFGGRGGVFRVSAAGTLVGLEAPPAGNNLEIKPYAIGGLTSVPGEVAGLNAGPDPRVEGDGKLGVDLKYGVTQNLTADFTVNTDFAQVEVDEQQVNLTRFNLFFPEKREFFLEGRGIFDFARGSFRTARSLRRGSVLGGGDAPTIFYSRRIGLQGGQAVPILGGGRLTGKIGAFDVGALNIQTGNEAVSGALDTNFTVLRVKRDILRRSSVGGLVTNRSLALSGEGSNQAYGADATFSFFDSVNLLGYYARTRTTGVTGRDTSYQARFDYGADRYGLEVDHLLVEDDFRPEVGFLRRRNFRRTSLSGRYSPRPRSIESVRQFVLEASHDYFLTADTGFLETRQNQVAFQTELESSDQFGVRLSDSYELLQRPFFPSGGDVAIPAGGYGFTDVRLTYALGPQRLLNGRVEVATGGYFDGDITSVDLSRGRVDLLPQLAVEPSLSFNWIDLPGGSLRTDLVRARVNYTFTPRMFFSGLLQYNSASRTLGTNLRLRWEYSPGSELFVVYTEEQDTDPLRPDRYDGLRDRGFVIKLTRLFRN, from the coding sequence ATGAAGGTGCTCGTTGCCGGCGGCCTGCCGGCGTTCCTCGTCTTTTGCGCGGCGGCGGCTGCGGGGCAGTCCGGCGGGGAAGGGTCCGCGCAGACGCGGATAGCGGCGGGGACGCCGGCGCCGGTCCCCGACGGGACGCGATTCGAGACCGACGTCGTCATCGACGGACCGCCTGCGCCCGTGGCCCCCGACGTGATCACGCGCGAGGGCGGCCAGGCGACGATGCGCGCCGTCCGGCTCCTTGCCGGCATCGAGGTCGACGGCCGGCTCGACGAGCCGGTCTACGACGCCGTGGCCCCGGTCTCCGACTTCATCCAGCAGCTTCCCGACGAGGGCGCGCTCGCGACCGAGCGGACCGACGCCTGGGTGATGTTCGACGACGAGAACTTCTACGTCGCCGGGCGCTGCTGGGACAGCGCGCCGCCGAGCGAGTGGGTGGCCACCGAGATGCGCCGCGACGCGTTCAACATGCTGAACAACGACCTGTTCGGCTTCCTGATCGACACGTTCTACGACCGCCGCAACGCGCTGCTGTTCTATGCGAACCCGCTCGGCGGCTTCGTCGATCAGGCCCTCACCAACGAGGGCAACCCGAATCGCGACTGGAACCCGGTTTGGGACGTCAAGACGGACCGGTTCGACGGCGGTTGGACCATCGAGATGGTCGTGCCCTTCAAGTCGCTCCGCTACCGCCCGGCGCGCGACCAGGTCTGGGGGATCCAGCTTCGGCGCACCGTGATGCGCAAGAACGAATGGGCCTACCTGACCCTGATCCCGATCTCGGCCGCGGGGTTCGGCGGGCGCGGGGGCGTCTTCCGGGTGTCCGCCGCCGGCACGCTGGTGGGGCTCGAGGCGCCGCCCGCCGGCAACAACCTGGAGATCAAGCCCTATGCCATAGGGGGTTTGACCAGCGTCCCGGGGGAAGTCGCGGGGTTGAATGCCGGCCCCGACCCGCGGGTCGAGGGCGACGGCAAGCTGGGGGTGGATCTGAAGTACGGCGTCACCCAGAACCTGACCGCCGATTTCACCGTCAACACCGACTTCGCGCAGGTCGAGGTCGACGAGCAGCAGGTGAACCTGACCCGCTTCAACCTGTTCTTCCCCGAGAAGCGGGAGTTCTTTCTCGAAGGGCGCGGCATCTTCGACTTCGCCCGCGGCAGCTTCCGTACGGCGCGCAGCCTGCGGCGGGGCAGCGTGCTCGGCGGCGGCGACGCGCCGACCATCTTCTACAGCCGCCGCATCGGGCTGCAGGGCGGGCAGGCGGTGCCGATTCTCGGCGGGGGGCGCCTGACCGGGAAGATCGGCGCGTTCGATGTCGGGGCGTTGAACATCCAGACCGGCAACGAGGCGGTCTCCGGCGCCCTGGACACGAACTTCACGGTGCTGCGCGTCAAGCGCGACATCCTGCGCCGCAGCAGCGTCGGCGGACTCGTGACGAACCGGTCGCTGGCGCTTTCCGGCGAGGGATCGAACCAGGCCTACGGCGCGGACGCCACCTTCTCGTTCTTCGACAGCGTGAACCTCCTCGGCTACTACGCGAGAACGCGCACCACCGGCGTGACGGGCCGCGACACGAGCTACCAGGCCCGCTTCGACTACGGCGCCGACCGCTACGGCCTGGAGGTGGACCACCTGCTGGTCGAGGACGACTTCCGGCCGGAGGTCGGGTTCCTGCGCCGGCGGAACTTCCGCCGCACGTCGCTGTCCGGGCGCTACAGTCCGCGGCCGCGCTCGATCGAGTCGGTCCGCCAGTTCGTGCTGGAGGCGAGCCACGACTACTTCCTGACCGCCGACACCGGGTTCCTGGAAACGCGCCAGAACCAGGTCGCGTTCCAGACCGAGCTCGAGAGCAGCGATCAGTTCGGGGTGCGGCTGAGCGACAGCTACGAGCTGCTGCAGCGGCCGTTCTTTCCGTCGGGCGGAGACGTCGCGATTCCCGCCGGCGGCTACGGCTTCACCGACGTGCGCCTGACGTACGCGCTGGGGCCGCAGCGGCTGCTCAACGGGCGGGTGGAGGTAGCGACCGGCGGCTACTTCGACGGCGACATCACGTCCGTCGATCTCAGCCGCGGCCGGGTCGACCTGCTGCCGCAACTGGCCGTCGAGCCCAGCCTGTCGTTCAACTGGATCGACCTGCCGGGCGGATCGTTGCGCACCGATCTCGTGCGGGCGCGCGTGAACTACACCTTCACGCCCCGGATGTTCTTCAGCGGCCTGCTGCAGTACAACTCCGCGAGCCGGACGCTGGGGACCAACCTCCGGCTGCGCTGGGAGTACTCGCCCGGGAGCGAGCTGTTCGTCGTCTACACCGAGGAGCAGGATACCGATCCGCTGCGGCCGGACCGTTACGACGGGCTTCGCGACCGCGGGTTCGTGATCAAGCTCACGCGGCTGTTCCGCAACTAG
- a CDS encoding carbohydrate binding family 9 domain-containing protein → MTRDEAGRTTVRAIRLDEGIRLDGVLDEPVYETVPAITGFIQQVPDIGAPATERTEAWIMFDDTNVYVSARVHESVPESQWVANEMRRDTSQLRQNDTFTAFFDTFYDRRNGFNFYTNPLGARADQQFTNEGNPNADWNPVWDVRTGRFAGGWTVEMEIPFKTLRYRSEPPHVWGIQLRRAIRRKNEWVYLTRLPISAGGGSGSAGIFRVSAAGSLVGIEPPPASRNIEVKPYAIGGLTTDLTASPQLVDEGSGDAGIDVKYGITQNLTADFTYNTDFAQVEVDERQVNLTRFPLFFPEKREFFLEGRGIFGFARGGVTGRFGGPGGGPVGGVFGDVNVPQLFYSRKIGLEAGRVVPIVGGARVTGKIGQFDVGALNIQAGDEVASRSDPTNFTVVRLRRDLLRRSSVGAMFTNRSVSRVAPGSSQAYGVDGTFAFFENLSLITYVARTRVPGPDHRGKDMSYQGTFEYAADRYGLKVDHLLVEDNFLPEVGFLRRDNFRRSYVTGRFSPRPQSIESVRQFSLEGSIDYILTADQNHLETRQNIVAFQTEFESSDRLTFTATDNYELLVRPFTPPGSGFSIPVGGYSFADAQISYSIGQQRRVNGTVAVRRGAYFDGDLTSVELSQGRIAVLPQMSVEPTISFNWIDTPYGAFQTNLGVTRVNYAFNPRMFFSGLLQYNSASNSFGSNLRLRWEYSPGSELFVVYTDDRDVTGGLRPDRGWDLRNRGFVVKFNRLFRF, encoded by the coding sequence ATGACACGTGACGAAGCGGGCCGTACGACGGTGCGCGCGATCCGCCTCGACGAGGGCATCCGCCTCGACGGCGTCCTCGACGAGCCGGTCTACGAGACGGTGCCGGCCATCACCGGCTTCATTCAGCAGGTGCCCGACATCGGGGCGCCGGCGACCGAGCGGACCGAGGCGTGGATCATGTTCGACGACACGAACGTCTACGTGTCGGCCCGCGTGCACGAGTCGGTGCCGGAGAGCCAGTGGGTCGCCAACGAGATGCGGCGCGACACCAGCCAACTCCGCCAGAACGACACGTTCACGGCTTTCTTCGACACGTTCTACGACCGCCGCAACGGCTTCAACTTCTACACCAACCCGCTCGGAGCGCGGGCCGACCAGCAGTTCACCAACGAGGGCAACCCCAACGCCGACTGGAACCCGGTGTGGGACGTGCGGACCGGCCGCTTCGCCGGCGGCTGGACGGTGGAGATGGAGATCCCGTTCAAGACGCTCCGCTATCGCTCGGAGCCGCCCCATGTCTGGGGCATCCAGCTCCGCCGGGCCATCCGGCGCAAGAACGAGTGGGTGTACCTGACGCGGTTGCCGATCTCCGCCGGTGGCGGCAGCGGCTCGGCCGGCATCTTCCGGGTCTCGGCGGCCGGGTCGCTGGTGGGTATCGAGCCGCCTCCCGCCAGCCGCAACATCGAGGTCAAGCCGTACGCCATCGGCGGCCTGACCACGGACCTGACCGCGTCCCCGCAGTTGGTCGACGAGGGCAGCGGCGACGCCGGCATCGACGTCAAGTACGGCATCACCCAGAACCTGACCGCCGACTTCACCTACAACACCGACTTCGCGCAGGTGGAGGTGGACGAGCGGCAGGTCAACCTGACCCGCTTCCCGCTGTTCTTCCCGGAGAAGCGCGAGTTCTTTCTCGAAGGACGGGGGATCTTCGGCTTCGCGCGCGGCGGCGTGACCGGCCGGTTCGGCGGCCCCGGCGGCGGCCCGGTGGGCGGAGTCTTCGGTGACGTGAACGTGCCGCAGCTCTTCTACAGCCGCAAGATCGGGCTGGAAGCGGGCCGCGTGGTGCCCATCGTCGGCGGGGCGCGGGTGACCGGCAAGATCGGGCAGTTCGACGTCGGGGCCCTGAACATCCAGGCCGGCGACGAGGTGGCCTCCCGTTCCGACCCGACCAACTTCACCGTCGTCCGCCTGCGGCGCGACCTCCTGCGGCGCAGCTCCGTCGGAGCGATGTTCACCAACCGTTCGGTCTCCCGGGTGGCCCCGGGCTCCAGCCAGGCCTACGGCGTCGACGGCACCTTCGCCTTCTTCGAGAACCTGAGCCTCATCACCTACGTCGCCCGGACCCGGGTCCCGGGACCGGACCATCGCGGCAAGGACATGAGCTACCAGGGCACGTTCGAGTACGCGGCCGACCGCTACGGCCTGAAGGTCGATCACCTGCTGGTCGAGGACAACTTCCTGCCGGAGGTGGGTTTCCTCCGGCGCGACAACTTCCGGCGCTCCTACGTCACGGGCCGCTTCAGCCCACGGCCGCAGTCGATCGAGAGCGTCCGGCAGTTCAGCCTGGAAGGGAGCATCGACTACATCCTCACCGCCGACCAGAACCACCTGGAGACGCGCCAGAACATCGTGGCGTTCCAGACCGAGTTCGAGTCGAGCGACCGGCTGACGTTTACCGCCACCGACAACTACGAGCTGCTGGTCCGGCCGTTTACGCCTCCGGGTTCGGGCTTCTCGATCCCGGTGGGGGGCTACAGCTTCGCCGACGCGCAGATCTCCTACTCCATCGGCCAGCAGCGGCGCGTCAACGGGACGGTGGCGGTGCGGCGGGGCGCCTACTTCGACGGCGATCTGACGTCGGTGGAGCTGAGCCAGGGGCGCATCGCGGTGCTGCCGCAGATGTCGGTGGAGCCGACGATCTCGTTCAACTGGATCGACACGCCGTACGGCGCGTTCCAGACGAACCTGGGCGTGACGCGGGTGAACTACGCGTTCAACCCGCGGATGTTCTTCAGCGGCCTGCTGCAGTACAACTCGGCCAGCAACTCGTTCGGCAGCAACCTGCGCCTGCGGTGGGAGTACAGCCCGGGCAGCGAGTTGTTCGTCGTATACACCGACGACCGCGACGTCACCGGCGGCTTGCGGCCCGACCGGGGTTGGGACCTGCGCAATCGCGGCTTCGTGGTCAAGTTCAACCGGCTGTTCCGCTTCTGA
- a CDS encoding methylenetetrahydrofolate reductase [NAD(P)H] has product MKRIPDIYAEKGAAGRPVVSIEFFPPKTPQGDESLFERVLPRLAEARPDFCSVTYGAGGGGTRARTLSIVDRMQREHGLTAMAHVTCVSFTRVAMNGFLDEAAGLGIENILALRGDPPPGEPDFVRPVGGFDYAYQLIDVLKARSDEFAIGCAGFPEGHPDCTEAREVDWRRLRDKVDHGAEFILTQLFFDNADYFRMVDHLTGPLGVAVPITPGILPILSTKQVKRFTALCGATLPPALVADLDRLGDDDEAVTEFGIEFASRQCEALLAGGAPGLHLYGLNRSRSALAIVRNLGLAASGLPAVRSGTAG; this is encoded by the coding sequence GTGAAGCGCATTCCCGACATCTACGCCGAGAAGGGCGCCGCCGGCCGGCCGGTCGTTTCCATCGAGTTCTTCCCGCCGAAGACGCCGCAGGGAGACGAGAGCCTGTTCGAGCGGGTGCTGCCGCGTCTGGCCGAGGCGCGCCCCGACTTCTGCTCGGTCACGTACGGCGCCGGCGGGGGCGGGACGCGCGCCCGGACGCTGTCGATCGTCGACCGCATGCAGCGGGAGCACGGCCTGACCGCGATGGCGCACGTCACCTGCGTCAGCTTCACACGCGTGGCGATGAACGGCTTCCTCGACGAAGCGGCGGGACTCGGCATCGAGAACATCCTGGCCCTGCGCGGCGATCCTCCCCCGGGGGAGCCGGACTTCGTGCGGCCGGTCGGCGGGTTCGACTACGCCTACCAGCTCATCGACGTCCTGAAGGCCCGGTCCGACGAGTTCGCAATCGGCTGCGCCGGCTTTCCCGAAGGCCATCCCGACTGCACCGAGGCGAGGGAAGTCGACTGGCGGCGGCTGCGCGACAAGGTCGACCACGGCGCCGAGTTCATCCTCACGCAGCTCTTCTTCGACAACGCCGACTACTTCCGCATGGTCGACCACCTGACGGGCCCGCTCGGCGTCGCCGTGCCGATAACGCCCGGCATCCTGCCCATCCTGAGCACGAAACAGGTGAAGCGCTTCACCGCGCTGTGCGGCGCGACGCTGCCCCCGGCGCTGGTCGCCGACCTCGACCGGCTGGGGGACGACGACGAAGCGGTGACCGAGTTCGGCATCGAATTCGCCTCGCGGCAGTGCGAGGCGCTGCTCGCGGGCGGAGCACCCGGCCTGCACCTGTACGGCCTCAACCGCTCGCGATCGGCGCTGGCGATCGTCCGGAATCTCGGGCTTGCGGCATCCGGGCTGCCAGCCGTCAGAAGCGGAACAGCCGGTTGA
- a CDS encoding oligopeptide transporter, OPT family, producing the protein MNPTSEPSSRPFVPFVPESSDLPELTFRAVLLGTAMAIVLGTANAYLGMRAGLTVAATFPAAVVAMAALRLFGGSILEENMARTTASVGEALVAGAIFTIPAFVISGVWDELRYWESTAIMLVGGILGVLFIILLRRTLVVEAELPYPESVAAAELVKAGQGGRQTGAKFVFQAMGVAGGWELLKNSNGIKLVADSATWFVSLGQSTIEMLGRQVNYVGGFLLQSPAASPALLGVGFIVGPQIAATLFAGAVLGWLLLVPLSLFLNPALAAGVTDSAGFIELSTEVWLRQVRPLAVGTMIVAAFYTLYNLRTSLIQGIGRALGDIGSSQTEGAGRQDIDIDVRKTLLAIVALAVPLFGLYWYFSESVGGAFLLTIMMVILGFLFAAVAGYLVGLLGSSNNPISGLTLSTLLIAAVVMVGIGVTGSGGILGVLAVAGVVCCACGISGDMLQDLKVGHILGGTPWKMQIGELIGVTVAAMVLIWPMILMDQVYEIGSPELPAPQAGLMALISQGIVGGDMAWPLVIAGMALATVLILINAPSPMLIAVGMYLPFPSTAGIFVGGLVSWWLSRSLDEQAATGEERTTATNTGVLLSSGFIAGEALMAVLLAFVVGASEAVPWLVLPQIADSALGGALIFILLYYMLVRMPLNAMRGGGQ; encoded by the coding sequence ATGAATCCGACCAGCGAGCCGTCTTCGCGTCCCTTCGTGCCGTTCGTGCCCGAATCGTCGGACCTGCCGGAGCTGACGTTTCGCGCGGTGCTGCTCGGCACCGCGATGGCGATCGTGCTCGGCACCGCCAACGCCTACCTGGGGATGCGGGCCGGCCTGACGGTGGCCGCCACCTTCCCGGCGGCGGTGGTGGCGATGGCGGCGCTGCGCCTGTTCGGGGGGTCGATTCTCGAGGAGAACATGGCGCGGACCACCGCGTCGGTGGGCGAGGCGCTGGTCGCCGGGGCCATCTTCACCATCCCGGCGTTCGTCATCAGCGGGGTCTGGGACGAGCTGCGCTATTGGGAGAGCACCGCCATCATGCTGGTCGGCGGCATCCTCGGCGTCCTATTCATCATCCTGCTGCGCCGCACCCTGGTGGTCGAGGCGGAGTTGCCCTATCCCGAGAGCGTGGCTGCGGCGGAGCTGGTCAAGGCGGGGCAGGGCGGAAGGCAGACGGGCGCCAAGTTCGTGTTCCAGGCGATGGGCGTCGCCGGGGGCTGGGAGCTGCTGAAGAACAGCAACGGCATCAAGCTGGTGGCCGACTCGGCCACGTGGTTCGTCTCGCTCGGACAGTCGACCATCGAGATGCTGGGCCGGCAGGTGAACTACGTGGGCGGGTTCCTGCTGCAGTCGCCCGCCGCATCGCCGGCGCTGCTCGGCGTGGGCTTCATCGTCGGGCCGCAGATTGCCGCCACGTTGTTCGCCGGGGCGGTGCTCGGCTGGCTGCTGCTGGTCCCGTTGAGTCTCTTCCTGAACCCGGCGCTGGCCGCCGGGGTGACCGATTCGGCCGGGTTCATCGAGCTCAGCACCGAGGTGTGGCTGCGGCAAGTCCGCCCGCTCGCCGTCGGGACGATGATCGTCGCGGCGTTCTACACGCTGTACAACCTGCGCACGTCGCTCATCCAGGGCATCGGGCGCGCCCTGGGCGACATCGGCTCCTCGCAGACGGAAGGCGCCGGCCGCCAGGACATCGACATCGACGTCCGGAAGACGCTTCTCGCAATCGTGGCGCTGGCGGTGCCCCTGTTCGGCCTCTACTGGTACTTCAGCGAGAGCGTCGGCGGCGCCTTCCTGCTGACCATCATGATGGTCATCCTCGGGTTCCTGTTCGCCGCAGTGGCCGGCTACCTGGTCGGCCTGCTCGGCAGCTCGAACAACCCGATCAGCGGTCTGACGCTCAGCACGCTGCTCATCGCCGCCGTCGTCATGGTCGGCATCGGGGTGACCGGATCCGGCGGCATCCTCGGGGTGCTGGCGGTGGCCGGCGTCGTCTGCTGCGCCTGCGGCATCTCCGGCGACATGTTGCAGGACCTGAAGGTGGGCCACATTCTCGGCGGCACGCCGTGGAAGATGCAGATCGGCGAGCTGATCGGCGTGACCGTCGCCGCCATGGTGCTCATCTGGCCGATGATCCTGATGGACCAGGTCTACGAGATCGGCAGCCCCGAGTTGCCCGCCCCGCAGGCCGGCCTCATGGCGCTCATCTCGCAGGGCATCGTCGGCGGGGACATGGCCTGGCCGCTGGTCATTGCCGGGATGGCCCTGGCCACCGTCCTCATCCTCATCAACGCGCCGTCGCCCATGCTGATCGCGGTCGGGATGTATCTCCCGTTCCCGTCGACGGCGGGCATCTTCGTCGGCGGCCTCGTGAGCTGGTGGCTGTCGCGCTCGCTCGACGAGCAGGCGGCGACCGGCGAGGAACGGACGACCGCGACCAACACCGGGGTGCTCCTCTCGTCCGGCTTCATCGCCGGCGAGGCGCTGATGGCCGTGCTGCTGGCCTTCGTGGTCGGAGCGAGCGAGGCGGTCCCGTGGCTGGTCCTGCCGCAGATCGCCGACAGCGCGCTCGGTGGAGCGCTCATCTTCATCCTGCTCTACTACATGCTGGTCAGGATGCCGCTGAACGCGATGCGCGGCGGCGGACAGTGA
- a CDS encoding PqqD family protein: protein MTAGPPPARDSEADAGLAGARVAGVAPVEGVCAASAGAEGALPADATAFWNACPRRRLDWRELDDGCCVVLRPQLGEGRIGRWIASKLGDPCYRIRLDDVGSFIWKACDGETPLTQIAGRLRAEFGERVEPAEERLARFIQSMLRSRMVSR, encoded by the coding sequence GTGACCGCCGGGCCGCCGCCAGCACGGGATTCAGAGGCGGACGCAGGTCTTGCCGGCGCGCGAGTAGCCGGTGTCGCGCCCGTTGAGGGGGTTTGCGCCGCCTCAGCCGGCGCCGAAGGCGCGCTGCCCGCAGATGCCACCGCGTTCTGGAACGCTTGCCCGCGCCGCCGCCTGGACTGGCGCGAGCTCGACGACGGGTGCTGCGTCGTGTTGCGCCCGCAGCTCGGCGAGGGACGCATCGGCCGCTGGATCGCCTCGAAGCTGGGCGATCCCTGCTACCGAATCCGTCTCGACGACGTCGGATCCTTCATCTGGAAGGCGTGCGACGGCGAGACGCCGCTGACGCAGATCGCCGGGCGGCTGCGTGCGGAGTTCGGTGAACGCGTCGAGCCGGCCGAGGAACGCCTCGCGCGGTTCATCCAGTCGATGCTGCGGTCGCGAATGGTGTCGAGGTGA
- a CDS encoding glycerophosphodiester phosphodiesterase → MTCLTRLVAALSGAAVVLAASAAAAQDRTPTGEPDGKDGCMEILAHRGASGYLPEHTLPAYALAYGQGAGWIEPDVVLTADGVAIALHDITLDRTTDVAERYPDRARADGRHYAADFTYAEIERLRIVEALPDRYPHRTFRVPRLANVLELVDGLNRTTGRRVGVYPELKSPGVQPELAPTLLAELAGYEWPIRIQSFDAEALAVLDTELPRVQLIARPDQLTPAGLTRIASYAIGIGVPKELVFQDSAVVGQAHALGLQVHAYTLRADRLDATFDSLAGEVAALMEAGVDAVFTDHPDQVLALVARSCDTTR, encoded by the coding sequence ATGACCTGCCTGACAAGACTCGTTGCCGCGTTGAGCGGCGCCGCCGTCGTGCTGGCGGCGTCGGCCGCCGCGGCCCAGGACCGGACCCCGACCGGGGAGCCGGACGGAAAGGACGGCTGCATGGAGATCCTCGCCCATCGCGGCGCGTCGGGCTACCTGCCGGAGCACACCTTGCCCGCCTACGCGCTCGCGTACGGACAGGGCGCCGGCTGGATCGAGCCGGACGTCGTACTGACGGCCGACGGCGTCGCCATCGCCCTGCACGACATCACCCTGGATCGCACCACCGACGTCGCCGAGCGCTACCCGGACCGGGCGCGGGCCGACGGCCGGCACTACGCGGCCGACTTCACCTACGCGGAGATCGAGAGGCTGCGCATCGTCGAGGCCCTGCCGGACCGCTACCCCCACCGGACGTTCCGCGTGCCGCGCCTGGCGAACGTCCTGGAGCTGGTCGACGGACTGAACCGCACCACGGGGCGCCGGGTCGGCGTCTATCCGGAGCTGAAGAGTCCCGGCGTGCAGCCGGAGCTGGCCCCCACCCTGCTCGCGGAGCTCGCCGGCTACGAATGGCCGATCCGGATTCAGTCGTTCGACGCCGAGGCCCTCGCGGTGCTCGATACGGAGTTGCCGCGCGTGCAGCTCATCGCACGGCCGGACCAGCTCACGCCCGCCGGCCTGACCCGCATCGCTTCCTACGCGATCGGCATCGGCGTGCCCAAGGAGCTCGTGTTCCAGGATTCCGCCGTCGTCGGGCAGGCCCACGCCCTCGGCCTGCAGGTGCACGCCTACACGCTGCGCGCCGACCGGCTCGACGCCACGTTCGACTCCCTCGCCGGCGAGGTGGCGGCGCTGATGGAGGCCGGCGTCGACGCCGTGTTCACCGACCATCCGGACCAGGTGCTGGCCCTGGTGGCCCGGTCATGCGACACCACGCGGTAA
- a CDS encoding NfeD family protein: MSWWGWLIIGFVLAGAELLADAGFYLVFAGAAAICVGLLGLAGVVLPAWAQWVAFSMLAIASVVLFRRKCYDRLRGGGGGEADLRHPAIGATVVVDEDVASGGRTRVRLQGTEWTAVNVGPDSIPHGSGAVVVDTDGVALEIVEAPSSESVH; encoded by the coding sequence ATGTCCTGGTGGGGCTGGCTGATCATCGGATTCGTCCTGGCGGGCGCGGAGCTGTTGGCGGACGCGGGGTTCTACCTCGTCTTCGCCGGCGCCGCCGCGATCTGCGTGGGCCTCCTCGGACTCGCCGGGGTCGTCCTCCCGGCGTGGGCGCAGTGGGTGGCGTTCTCGATGCTCGCCATCGCCTCGGTGGTGCTGTTTCGGCGGAAGTGCTACGACCGGTTGCGGGGCGGCGGCGGCGGCGAGGCGGATTTACGTCATCCGGCAATCGGGGCGACGGTCGTCGTCGACGAGGACGTCGCTTCCGGCGGGCGGACCCGGGTGCGCCTGCAGGGGACGGAGTGGACGGCGGTGAACGTGGGCCCGGATTCGATACCGCACGGGTCCGGCGCCGTGGTGGTCGATACCGACGGCGTCGCCCTGGAGATTGTCGAGGCGCCGTCCTCGGAATCTGTTCATTGA
- a CDS encoding paraslipin, with amino-acid sequence MDAGFIVALVLALVVIVVIAKTAVVVPQQNAYIIESLGKYSRTLESGFALLIPFVERVAYRHSLKERAIDVEEQVCITADNVQVGVDGVLYLQVMDARKASYGIGNYLFAIAQLAQTTLRSEIGKIELDKTFEERSHINLRVVEELDDASNPWGVKVLRYEIKNINPPHDVLSAMEKQMRAEREKRATILESEGDRDAKINQAEGEKQRVIKESEAAKQQQINEAEGEAAAILAVAEATAEGLKKVAEALNAEGGDKAMQLRVAEDYLERFGNLAKAGNTLIVPANLSDVASMIGAATTVLRQVSDDAGAAPRG; translated from the coding sequence ATGGATGCCGGTTTCATCGTCGCCCTGGTGCTGGCCCTCGTCGTGATCGTCGTCATCGCGAAGACGGCGGTGGTCGTGCCGCAACAGAACGCCTACATCATCGAGAGCCTCGGCAAGTACTCGAGAACCCTGGAGTCCGGGTTCGCGCTGCTGATCCCGTTCGTCGAGCGGGTCGCCTACCGCCACAGCCTGAAGGAACGGGCGATAGACGTCGAGGAGCAGGTCTGCATCACCGCGGACAACGTGCAGGTGGGGGTGGACGGCGTGCTCTATCTGCAAGTGATGGACGCGCGCAAGGCCTCCTACGGGATCGGCAACTACCTGTTCGCAATCGCCCAGCTCGCGCAGACCACCCTGCGCAGCGAGATCGGCAAGATCGAGCTGGACAAGACGTTCGAGGAGCGCAGCCACATCAACCTGCGCGTGGTCGAGGAGCTCGACGACGCCTCCAATCCGTGGGGCGTCAAGGTGCTGCGCTACGAGATCAAGAACATCAACCCGCCGCACGACGTGCTGAGTGCGATGGAAAAGCAGATGCGCGCCGAGCGGGAGAAGCGCGCCACGATTCTCGAGTCCGAGGGTGACCGGGACGCCAAGATCAACCAGGCCGAGGGCGAGAAGCAGCGCGTCATCAAGGAGTCCGAGGCGGCCAAGCAGCAGCAGATCAACGAGGCCGAGGGCGAGGCGGCCGCGATCCTGGCGGTCGCCGAGGCGACCGCCGAGGGGCTGAAGAAGGTCGCCGAGGCGCTCAACGCGGAGGGCGGCGACAAGGCGATGCAGCTCCGGGTCGCCGAGGACTACCTGGAGCGTTTCGGAAACCTGGCGAAGGCGGGCAACACGCTGATCGTGCCGGCGAATCTGAGTGACGTGGCGTCCATGATCGGCGCCGCCACCACCGTGCTGAGGCAGGTCTCGGACGACGCCGGCGCCGCGCCGCGCGGATAG